The Syngnathus scovelli strain Florida chromosome 17, RoL_Ssco_1.2, whole genome shotgun sequence sequence AGGTACAAAGACccagcttttaaaaaaaaaaaaattaaaaaagggaCTTCTAAAATTTGTAACGCAATGGCTGTCTCAGATTGGAAGCACAAACTCGACCATTTCAAGCAGCATATTGCAGTAGAATCACCATTTCAGTTTTGCTCATTCCAAGCAGTAAAATATACAAGAATACCCACAGTTCCTAATTCCAAAGTGAAACGCTACGTCAGGCACTTCTCACAAGAAACAATCAATATTGGGACTACAAGATTGTGGGTGGTAATGGAAGGAAGTGCTCCTTAATAGCATCCCTCATCTACGGAGGACGGCCGATACGTAGATCAGATTGATCAGATACTGAAAGGATTCGCAGTACGTTTGCGTACTTTGACAAAAAGAAATCCATTTGCTTTCGCAGAGCGCTTCGAAACCCAACCCTAAGCAAAAGCAAGCAGTAAAGTGgcttgaaaaacaacaacattctgAGGTAGCGTAAAAATTGTATTTGAGAGCTTGGTCACAAACACGAGACGGCAAAGAAAGAGAACTGGAGAAAGAAATTCCGTTTCCAGTGTGTGAAggtcatcttggattgaccagaCTGGAGGAGTTGCTCAAAGGTATTGTGACAGATGTCTATTCAACAGTAAGAGGACCAAGTTGGACGACTCTCACTGTAAAGAGCATAAAAAAGAACAAAGTCACACCAAAGTACATGACAAACACTATGCAATGTATCCCTCTAATCTGACATTCTGCATAAAAAGAAAAGCACGTTACGTCGAGTTTAAACAGACTCGACTAAAGCTGTTGCTACTCCGTCATTTTTGTTCTCACTTAATTTGTAGTCTCTCTCCATCTTCACACCAGAAGTGGGCTGCTGAGACATTTCAGGGTGGGCATGCAGATTACTACTAGTTGCTTGCTGGGCTTTGTCCGGAGCAACATTTTCTCCCCAATTTGCATTCAGCCATATGTCTGTAGCTCTGGTCGTTTCCCTTGTGGCCAATAGTGGACTGCAGGTTTCACATTTTGTGTGCTCACCATCTGCTGACCACCATCTGTGCATGGAGAAAACCCAGGATTGTTTCAAAAGCACAATGCCCGGAACAAGTGCTACTCTGTGCCATTACCCGTTGTCAATAAAAGAGCAGGCCCTGTTTTGAGAGGTGACAGCTACCGAGTCTGGAACAGCCTTCAACCAGCAAGTGATGTAAACCTAgacggcagggcagggcagggcagggcagggcagggcagggcacacAAGTCAGCATGCAACCTCCCTTGAGGTATTTTGTCAGTGGTGATGCTAACCTGACTGTTGGGCTGGTGATGGAACCGGAACGCTTCCAGCTGAAACTGAAGCGTGTGCTCCACAAGCCTGGGCAGGAAGCGAGAGCTGGCGTTTGTGTGGAAGGCGTCCGTGAGACATCTGTAACCGAGGGGGATCATCTGGTCGCATTTTGAGCCGCGAGATGCTAGACCAATATTCAGCACTCACCCGTTACGCTCGAGAAAGTCGTATCTTATGGCGGAATACGGATCCGGGTCAGCCGTGGCGGCGCAATGCTCCACGTAGACGCGCAAGGGCTTATGTTTCCGGACAGCGGCGGATACCTCCATGTGCATGGGTTCACCCAAAAAATACGTATGCGAGCGCCTCTCAAACATCCAGTCGTCTGAAACGTCCCATAATGACTTCAGTGGCATGAATAGAATGGCAAAAAAATGGAATCGCGCCCCCCACCAGTCACGAGGCGCAGTCTGAAGTCAATGCGACTTTCGGCCGCGACCACCCAGACCGAAGGAATCCAGGCCGGGTGCAGGGAAATGCCACCCACAGAATACCTCCTGAAAAAAGAAGCTCCATTTGACGCAGCGATTTCAAGTCTAGCAATTTGTTTGCTAAAAATTAGAACAAATTAGCAGGGATTTATTGATAGGCAATATGATCATGCCTTTTAAAACGGACCTGTCATACAGTATGTGCAATTTGGACCATCCTAAATGCATATTTGAAGTCAGAAATTACTTGTCAAAATGGCATTCGACCGGAATGGTCACCGCGTCCAGTCGACGCAAGCCGTCAGATGATGGCTCAGGTGTGTAGCCCAACACGTTCGAATAGATAATCTTGTCTCGTGTTGACTAGAGAGACGGAAAAGCAGTTCAAGTCTTCGTAACCGCGGGTTCTTTTTTTACTTAAATACAGCACAGTAGAAAGCGTACACAAGCAAATGGAGCGGCAAAGTGAAGTAGTTAGAAAAACGTTAAGGTTTTGAATGGAattgaaaaagtttttttttttaaacgtgctTACCGAGAGCAGAGTTCCACAATCCATCAGGTCGGCCCATATGGTCAATGTCGCGCCGCCGTCAGCCGTCGCTCGCGCGCGGCATGAGCCGCTTCCACGCGCCGGCTCAAAACCGAGGCGCAGATGTTCGGGCTCCACCAAAAGGCCCGTGTGGAACAAGTCGCGCTGAAGCACAAGCTCCAtcgagtccgaatgacatttgaCAAGTAGCCTTTTGGGACGATCTTGCAGCTGCTGAGGTTGGACGGAAACGCTCGGCCCTTGGTCGTATGCTACCAAGTGGTAGCGGCGGCTTTCGCTCAGGGCCAAAAGGGCCAAAAGGGCCAAGAGCACGAAAACGATGCAACAAGGCGCGAGCTTCATTTCGACCTTCAACTTTGGAAAAGTGGAGCTAAGCCTCACCACCGCTCAACACCGGCGGCCGTGCAACTAGGTGATGATGGAGTTCAGCTATATTGAGCGCCTTCTCCTCGTTTGACACTTATTGAGCCTAACCCGTTTGAATTAACCACAATTGGCGTCAGGTGTGCGATCACATGAGGTCATTTCCGGTTCGGATCACTTACCTTATCAATAGAATGCGACGCATTCAAACGTGATATAATAATATCGGttggtaaataaatgaaaatacttTTTCACACATTATCCAGGATAAGCAGACTGTTTTCATTTGAaatgaccccccccaaaaaattttttttgacGTCGCCTTACGTGCAATTAAGCAAAGAATCACTAGGTGGTGCTACTAAATCCAGTTGCGTGATAACAATCAGCCGCTCCACACACTTCAAATGTTTATTATCCCATATCTTTACAGTCAACATACGAGACATGTATACGCGTAGCATACAATAGAAAAACAAAGTTGACTTTATGCTCGAAGGACACACTGATAATAAGCAAcaagttgtttttctttcatagACAACTTTTCCATCCATAACCCTTTCTATCACATAAAATAgagatatatatgtatgtatagtctgggatttagttgtttttttttcttaataaatttaccctaagaaaaaaaactcaattgaGGCAGTTCATGATGCTTTTGCTACTCCTAAAAAATACCTTTCATATCATCGGTGTGTTGTATGCAATGCAAATGTGCAAAAATGAAGGTCAAAAAGTACAATGAAAGTGTGCACTATAGCAGTGATTGCTGTACATCCAGTTGTTTGTCTCAGTGGTGCTGCAGCATTCAAGCCATACTTTCAAATGAGCACTGGAGACAGACTGACCATATTTCTATTGCAACAGTGACTTCTAGTTTCAACTACGACGGACAAATCAAGAAGAAAGTGTGCAAGTGCTTTCTCTAGCCATCTCAAAATGGACATACGTTGGCAAAGGTGACGGAACCCTTCGAAATGTGCCATGAGCAATTGAGCAGAGGAGAAAGCCAAAACCATCTGGCTTCAGTGGTGCGATACGTTATGAACACTATAGGGCCTCTTCTTTTCTCCACAGACAGCACAAATGGAGTTTCCGTGGCAACACAAGTGACAATCCAATGAATGGCGTGCAGGTGGACACGTGGGAATTCATTTAGCGTTTGCTTTCTCAGCCTGATGTCGCTGATGGCTGTGAGCGTGTCTGCATCgagacaaagacaagcaagtacACCAAATGTGGGCTGCTTAGAATCACCCGTCGACCCACAAGCTTTTTATACgtgacatcaaatgagaagacCAGAGTGTGTTCACCTGGTGAGGTCCTCGATGTCCACCAGCATGGCATCCTGCTCAACATGCTGCTCATCCCTCAGTAGCAGCAGCTGCACCAGCTCCTCGTTGAGACCTGCAATGAACGTAACTGTCAAGCGGACGTTCCATCCACGACAATGTCAACAATGTTCTGTGCTCACAACATTTGTAAGTCAGACCTACTTACTCTGGATTTGTGAGTGCAAGTCGTTTGTGATCACTTGAAGCTGGCCAAGACTCATATCCCTCATGTCGCCTCGCCTCAGATTCCTCTTCATCAAACATTCGCTGATGTGAGGCAGATGCGGAAGCTGTGTGTATCCACAAAAGCAAACTCATTTCAAGTTGACGTCAAAACAGAACCTCTCCAGAGCCAATTGTGATTCATGCTGACTAACCAGATCTGCCACAGGCGAGCgtctgtgctgctgctggatctGCCTCTCCACCTCCACCTGCATCCGGGCCATAGGTCTGGCCAGAGCCAGGGCCACCCGTGCCTCCTCCTGGAGCCTCCGCTGCACCCGCCAGAAGCCGCCGCAGTCGTCCAGCGGGTCCGAATCCTCCTCCGCCGTGTCTCGATCCGATAACGACGAGCTCTGCTTGCTCTGGAGCAGGAGGATTTGGATTCATTTGATGATGAACATACGAGACGGTGGTTGTTTTTATTAGGATGACATTTCGGGTCTATTGACCACTTAGAGGTCATTTGACTTCATGTGTATTGTGGGAATGAAAATGCTGCACGTTTTCAGGAGTGAAAAAAGTCCAATTCATTTTTGGGAGAAATAGCATTAGGTTCGTAGTCATAAAAAGAAGAACTATCCGGTCAAAGGCAGCCTATGCATACCACAGGTGACAAGGGTGTGTCCAGACTGGTTTCTGTCCTGCTGTCCTCGGCATCGCTGTCTTtgtcgctgctgctgctgtcgtTGACAAAACACACCTGCAGGTTGACACCGCTGTGGAACCTGACAGAAGATAGAACACCACCAAAAAAACTTTGTGATGCTCCCACGAGCATACAATGTACATGGAAATATGCCAACTAGGCCAAGGTAGTCATTTATTTGCCTAATGTTTACATCCAACTCCACTCATACTGTGGAAATAATCAAAGGTAAGTGCAAATATTTATTCCGAAACTATCAATAGCTAACCAGCAGGCAGTGCATGCACATATTCATCAGTGGATTTATTCTGCTGCCGAGTAGAAAAAACAGAAAGAGCGACAAATGTAATGAAATATCCATGATgttagagggagggagggagggagggagggcgcgaACGTCAGCCGACGTCCAAAATAGATGGCGAGTTCAAACAACGTCAGCCGTCAGTCAGAATACAAAAATAGTTCACACGCCCGCCGCATTGAGAGACCCACCGAGAAGACAGGTCGCTCTTGCTGCAGCTGGTGAAGATGACTGGCTCGTCGTCATAGAAACTGCCCAGGGCCAGTTTCTGCCTgatagactctctctcatttCGCTGGGCCTGCCAGAAAaacaaagggagaaaaaaatgtcacgtctcgtccccaactgctccactatgtgtctgttgtcttggtttctgtctgtgtgctcgcccctcccctcctgtgtgcccatgatcagtgtgattgttcccacctgcctctcgttacctgtcgtgtataaaagtcctgtctgcccctcaccccctcccctgtcggatcattggtattggttgctgctggttttggttgctgtcgtgtcgtcttcatgtccttttggttcctgtcggtttcaagtatgttttggttgggaagtcatgttgttttgttaagtcatgtcagtttaccgagtctgtattttgagttccgccaataaaccctggtccaagctgcacttggtcgtcctgctccatgctccacacccgaccgtgacaaaaaACCCACAATTATGATGCTGTATATGAGATGATCAACAAGGACATTCCGGATAGACCAATATTCTAAATGTAGTATCCGTTGTGTTTTGGATTGAACCAATTGGGCTGGGTGAAGAAACCGAGCCACTTTCAAGCAACGGTCACATACACAATGTGTACAAAGcacggttgtcatggtaacggaATCGCCTTTGGCCCCATAGCGTGTGGCGTGGGATGAGGGCTTGCTTCCTTGAATTCACAGATTTCTTTTTGACCAGATTGCAATGATAGCTGGACTCGGATTGGATAGATAGGTGAGGTGACACGTCTGCCCTGGCCGCCGTGCATGACGGGATCCACAGGCATACAGCAACCCTGCTTGCTGTGGGAATGATGAGGCACATTCAGACTTGGATGACTGGAACCTTCTACAACTAACCACACATGCTGTGATATTATTTCGGATGGTAGAACAACTTAGTGATATTTTTCAGCCACATTGAGGGATGGTTCTTTCATTTCACCTCAACTATTTATCACGTGTGTCTTTTTTACTGCATTTTAGCATCATCGTTCAATGCTCCAGCAGGACTcccgtgttttgttttttttcccccctcctggTCTGGCACTGCCTTTTTTGCATTTCCCCAAGCTACCCCACATATGAAACGGCACGTGTGATAAATGATGATACATCTCTATGGTACTGCAGCACATTTGACTTTAACACAGATGGCATACCTCGAGTTTTTGCACAGATACAAACATCTCATCAAACAAAAACGATAGGAGAAATACGCAGATGATAAAAAGAGCACACCGGCCCAAGCCTCTGTGTCGCTGAATCATTCACAGCATCTCACCAGCGATGGCTGCCAACCACGTAACATCTGCCAATGTTTCTCACCGCTTCGACATTACGTATACACACaaggggacacacacacatacacacacctggTAAACGCGTTTCTCCTGATGCACCATCCTTCATCGCATCGTACTGAACACGTAAGTCCGCCCTGCCCTTCTACACTGCAGTGGAGTCGGACCCAGGAGACCCTCTAATAAACTGCAGGAGATGTGGGAGGGGGAAGCGTGAGAGGAAGGATGGAAGGAGGGGAGCAAGAGATGTGGGAGGGGGAAGCgcaagaggaaggaaggaaggggggggggagcatgAGATGTGGGAGGGGGAAGCGCGAGAGGAAGGATGGAAGGGGGGAGCAAGAGATGTGGGAGGGGGAAGCGCGGGAGGAAGGATGGAAGGGGGGAGCAAGAGATGTGGGAGGGGGAAGCGCGAGAGGAAGGATGGAAGGGGGGAGCAAGAGATGTGGGAGGGGGAAGCGCAGGAAGACAAACGCACCAGAGGAAGGACGGAAGGGCGAGCTGGCCATTTGTGCCTCTATCTTCCTCATCTTTGTTATCGTTTCCGAGTCCTCGGAATGCCCTCAAAGCTATGCCATGGAAGAGCGAGTCACGGCTGAGCAGTCTGATGAATGAGACGTGCGACCTGGGTCGCTCCATAACTCATTAATAAATTGCTCCCATGGACACTTGGAGTAAATATCAGCGCATTCCATGATGACTGGGCTGACTGTACTAGGCAGTACATTTGGAAAGATTGCTTTTGCCTCCAAATGTACAATGGACGGACAGTGGGAGGTCAGTACATCCGTTTCACAGTTTTGAGGttccgggttcaaatcccagctaGCGATATGTGGAGCTTGAATGGATTTGGTTTGGCTTCCTCCCTAATCCAAAAATGATAAATAAGTCAACAGAATTAAATagaaagaaatgaaaaacaaacaaataaaaaatgaatacaaaaataaaagaaaacataaaataaataaaaacaaataaataaaaaatgaataaaaaaggcggctcggtggcgtactgggtagcacgtccgcctcacagtcaggagggtgcgggttcgattccacctccggccctccctgtgtggagtttgcatgttctccccgggcccgcgtgggttttctccgggcactccggtttcctcccacattccaaaaacatgcttggtaggccgattgaagactccaaattgtccctaggtgtgagtgtgattggttgtctgtctctgtgtgccctgcgattggctggcaaccagttcagggtgtcccccgcctactgcccgatgacggctgggataggctccagcacgcccgcgacccccgtggggactaagcggttcagaaaatggatggatggatgaataaaaaaataaacaataaaaaatacatatataaaaatAGATACATAGCAATAAATAGATTGACGTCTTAACTGAAGACTCTAAATCACAATTAGCCATTGTTGTGCATGTGAGTGTGATCTATCTGTGCCAGTCCAGGGTGCACTCCGCCTCTCACCAAAATGAGCATTgcacaagatggatggatggatggatggatggatggatggatggatggatggatggatggatggatggatggatggatggatggatggatggatggatggatggatggatggatggatggatggatggatggatggatggatggatggatggatggatggatggatggatggatggatggatggatggatggatggatggatggatggatggatggatggatggatggatggatggatggatggatggatggatggatggatggatggatggatggatggatggatggatggatggatggatggatggatggatgaacccTTTGCCATGTGACCAGAAGAGAGTCGGTCGGGCACGCGCACTTACCCTAACACACAGCTCACAGTACTGCGTCATAGGCATGCTGGGTAaacatgcttttgttttgagtcATCTATCACGCTTCGTTGCATCAGACAGCTATAAATATCTCCAAGGAGCAAAGGCCAAGCCACCATTTGCTCGGAGACTAAAACACAGCAGAGGCTTTTCCATGCATGCACGTTTGGTCATCCTGTTAATGCACTTCCCTGCGGATGATCACAACAGGCTATCGACAAGCAACATCTATTTTTTgaaatgacattttcatttctttGAACCTCTCCTAAATGTAGCTCTCattgttgctgtttttgtgtgagtgtgtgtgtgtgtgtgtgtgtgcgtgtgtgtgtgtgtgtgtcccaccCATTGCCTGCTTGCAGGTTTGTTGACCTCACGCATGTTTTGCTAATAAGAGGGATAAATCAGTGCTCGGATCCGAGACTTTATACATGCAATCGtgacgagaaaaaaaactgaccgAGATGCTGGACAGTCTGCTTTGTCCACCGTCGTAACACTCCCGAAGCTCCTCAGCCCAGCTGCGACTGTTCACCACGAAACTGCTTTGGGCCTCCTCGCTGTCCCCCTTCCCAAAGTCCATCCACCACTGGCCTGCTCCGACGCTTCCCATGAACACTTCAGCCACGTCCACATCGTAGTCCTCCTCCATGGACAGAATGTGTTGAAAATCAGATGTCCTGAACAATGGCAACGTCCCTCGTCATGTCCCCGTCATGAATTATAGAGGAAAGAAAATGGATGAGAATCAATAGCAATTGTTCTGTTGCTAATTCCCGTCAAATCCGTCCGGACCGCAAATCTCAAAAATAACTCACCTTCATCACCTGCTTATTAATGTGGTTGCAGCAGAGTGAATGAAAGAAGAGCTTCCTTCCTCTGCCACGCTTGAATGGCTCTTAGAATAGAACCATTTGAGGTTGCAATTTGCATTAGAGCTTCACTGCCTGGCCAAGAGGAGCGAGACAAGAGAGCATTCCTGCACTGAACCGGGAGGTCGCTGGCCGGGCTCCACTGATGTGGGGAGATGTGCATCGTGCCCAGAGGAGATGGCACCATGCAGAAATATATCCAAACGGACAGAATGGGGTGGATGGAGTGTGCATGCGCATTGagacgcagaagggggaaataaaaaaagaactccTCATTTTACACTGTATTTATTCGGAATCtcagaaatcttttttttcatgctgaAGATACAATGACAGACTGCACAGTAGACCAGCAGAACACTGAATTTGCAGtagccagtgcttcttttctatTGGAATGGGAATGTTGAGCAAATCAGAGTTCCTctgagaaaagagaaaaaaaaaaagcctgtcaCAATGTAGatctacacaacacatttagttGAAGTCAATAGTTGGAATAACGTGACACTTTAGACCAGCTTttagttaaaatatttttcattgaatgcctgcctgcctgcctgtctgccacGACATCAGGGATGCAAATtcctgaaagagagagagaagattGGACAAAactgcacacaagaatccagaaATAAAAATCCAGTCCCGCTTACCATCTGCTAGTGTTAAATATCATCCCAGTCTAAGGGAATGCCTTCATTATGTTCTTGGGAAAACCAGGGCTCCTCTTGCCAATACTGGTGGCCCAGGAACGGTCGGGATTGAGAGTCAGCAGGAAATGCACTTTTAGGAGCGGCTGCAAACTCTTCACCGTCTTTGTACGAGATTTCTTGTGCAAAGGGGTTGCTTACATACGGCGTGAAGTTTATATTCGGCGATTGGGTTCTGCGTCGACACGGCCTTTTAGTCGTGGTGGTAGCGGTGGCTGGAGTCGTGAGGAGTTCAGAAGGTTTTGCGGTCGTGGTTTTACTTCCGAGGGAGGGAATAGTAGGGATTGCCGTTACTTCCTCTGGACCCTTGCTAGTCATGCGTGCTTGAGACTGATGACGGGGATATAGTATATAATGAGGGAAAGGACAAAGCGCTCCAGGTGGGTGGCAATAAGGGGCCGCagggttttgttgttgttgctgcagcGTATAAAGCGGATAATAGTACATGGGAAGATGAGGATACAAGTGAGAAACTAAATGGGGGGTTGGGTACATGGGATTGTAGCCAGCATATATTTG is a genomic window containing:
- the LOC125984765 gene encoding schwannomin-interacting protein 1 isoform X2; the encoded protein is MKTTRQQPKPAATNTNDPTGEGVRGRQDFYTRQAQRNERESIRQKLALGSFYDDEPVIFTSCSKSDLSSRFHSGVNLQVCFVNDSSSSDKDSDAEDSRTETSLDTPLSPVSKQSSSLSDRDTAEEDSDPLDDCGGFWRVQRRLQEEARVALALARPMARMQVEVERQIQQQHRRSPVADLLPHLPHISECLMKRNLRRGDMRDMSLGQLQVITNDLHSQIQSLNEELVQLLLLRDEQHVEQDAMLVDIEDLTRHAHSHQRHQAEKANAK
- the LOC125984762 gene encoding zona pellucida sperm-binding protein 3-like; the protein is MKLAPCCIVFVLLALLALLALSESRRYHLVAYDQGPSVSVQPQQLQDRPKRLLVKCHSDSMELVLQRDLFHTGLLVEPEHLRLGFEPARGSGSCRARATADGGATLTIWADLMDCGTLLSSTRDKIIYSNVLGYTPEPSSDGLRRLDAVTIPVECHFDKRYSVGGISLHPAWIPSVWVVAAESRIDFRLRLVTDDWMFERRSHTYFLGEPMHMEVSAAVRKHKPLRVYVEHCAATADPDPYSAIRYDFLERNGCLTDAFHTNASSRFLPRLVEHTLQFQLEAFRFHHQPNSQVYITCWLKAVPDSVAVTSQNRACSFIDNGWWSADGEHTKCETCSPLLATRETTRATDIWLNANWGENVAPDKAQQATSSNLHAHPEMSQQPTSGVKMERDYKLMRVVQLGPLTVE
- the LOC125984765 gene encoding schwannomin-interacting protein 1 isoform X3, translated to MVHQEKRVYQAQRNERESIRQKLALGSFYDDEPVIFTSCSKSDLSSRFHSGVNLQVCFVNDSSSSDKDSDAEDSRTETSLDTPLSPVSKQSSSLSDRDTAEEDSDPLDDCGGFWRVQRRLQEEARVALALARPMARMQVEVERQIQQQHRRSPVADLLPHLPHISECLMKRNLRRGDMRDMSLGQLQVITNDLHSQIQSLNEELVQLLLLRDEQHVEQDAMLVDIEDLTRHAHSHQRHQAEKANAK
- the LOC125984765 gene encoding schwannomin-interacting protein 1 isoform X1 — protein: MEEDYDVDVAEVFMGSVGAGQWWMDFGKGDSEEAQSSFVVNSRSWAEELRECYDGGQSRLSSISAQRNERESIRQKLALGSFYDDEPVIFTSCSKSDLSSRFHSGVNLQVCFVNDSSSSDKDSDAEDSRTETSLDTPLSPVSKQSSSLSDRDTAEEDSDPLDDCGGFWRVQRRLQEEARVALALARPMARMQVEVERQIQQQHRRSPVADLLPHLPHISECLMKRNLRRGDMRDMSLGQLQVITNDLHSQIQSLNEELVQLLLLRDEQHVEQDAMLVDIEDLTRHAHSHQRHQAEKANAK